The Oncorhynchus mykiss isolate Arlee chromosome 17, USDA_OmykA_1.1, whole genome shotgun sequence genomic interval GGCACTTATATTCAGTTCTGAAATTGATTGTCATATGGTTGAATTGAATGCATAATATTCACCTGCTGTCAACACAGACGCTGTGTATCGATACTTGTTGAATTCCAGGTACTCGCGGATGAGCTCGTTGATTAGAAGGTTGTCGTGCGACAGCGCAGGACGCGGTTCGCTCTGATCGTCGAGCGCACTGAACACCTCAGCTCTGATCCGAGCCTTCagctgacccaacacacctcgaGACTCTAGGCTCTCCCTCAGAGCTGGGAAATAAGATAAGATAAGTTGTTGGAAATGGTATCTTAACCTCTGCAACTTGTGGGGACATATTAATAACGTACAATTTAAGGTGTGTTGCTCTGTACGATAGCCAGGCAAACGTTGATAGCTAGCGCTACCTACTGTCCTCTTCTTACACTGTGCGTTGCACGAACTATGAAATAGTTGCACAGTTGCAATTCGCTTCCGTTTAATAAATGTAATATATACTTTAAAGTGAAAGAAAGGACAATGCTTACCGCAGTTCAGTTCCGTTATGGTCGCCATTGCAACAGGTATAAACAAATGCCGTTCGTGTCCCTCACCGAGTTCAGAGGATAAACTGTTAGCTTCACAAGTTAACTTTTGCTCCCACCTAGTGATCTAAATTGGTTACTTGCCTGGGCATGACCAAATCGTTTCCCACTAGTTCCCACAGCGACAAAGTCAAAGTGGTCTATGTCGTaaacatttatgaaaacaaaaatgagcttttttgtttttaatgtaaGGTCAGGTATAGGCACAATGTTAGCAGTGttattaaggttaggtttaaaatcacattttaagtaGAGTTTATGACTTTGGCTGTGGTGACTAGTGCCTTTACTGTAAGCAAATTATGCCTAATGTCTGCATggcaggaggttggtggcaacttaattggggaggacgggctcgtggtaaaggCTGGAGTGGAGttggaatgatatcaaatacatcaaacacattccatttgctctgttctggCCATTGTTAcaagctgtcctcccctcagcagcctcctgtggtctgCACACCCTGTCAATGACAGGCTTTGGAAAATGTTACCCAACTGCCTGCAGTCATGCTTGACTCATACTTATATAAGGCATAGAGGCATAAAGGTTTCACAGACAAGACTCacaaaaacattattttcaaAACAGTTTTATTATTTCCAGCATGAATTATTGCACAGTAAAATGTTCAATCAAAAAATTAACAGATTGAATACAAAAAGTATAAATATAATACAATCTCTTAGAATTTGAAGGCAACTTCCATGTTCATTATTTCACAAATATTGTATAGTTTCTTCTTAGCATATTGTCTAAACcagtaagacaaaaatattaAGATCCTTTGACTTCTTTTGGAAAAGTCCATGTTATAGATATAAACAGGAAGGAATGTCTATTTACAGCCAGTCATAACTGGAACCAAaggaataacaacaataacactgACATTGAATGGTATGTGATGAGAGTCTGTTACCTCAATATGTCACCCATAGCTTTGAGAATTAGGTGgtctgtgtgcacatgtgtgttgcACCCATAGCTGTGAGAATTAGGTGgtctgtgtgcacatgtgtgttgcACCCATAGCTGAGAGaattagggtgtgtgtgtaggtggaatGACTGACAGATGTAAGGTGGAGAGAaactttttttccctttttttttttttttacacgttTTGTCCATTGTTTTGAAAAGGCGTTCTCTTCATTCATGTTGGGTTTCCCGTCACCACTGTAACAGTTGAATGGCCAGGTATTTTAGTCCTACATACCCGACCATACAGA includes:
- the LOC110493495 gene encoding centrosomal protein 20 — its product is MATITELNCALRESLESRGVLGQLKARIRAEVFSALDDQSEPRPALSHDNLLINELIREYLEFNKYRYTASVLTAESGQPEVPIDRQFMANELKVVEDPSSRSVPLLYGLLSHFLSSSGDSGGKLFLRGSAPANMTRDPNTLPGPES